The following nucleotide sequence is from Streptomyces xiamenensis.
CGGTGGTGTGCCGCAGCCCGTACCGGCGACCTCACCCCACTCGGAGACACGCTCACCAGCCGTTTGCTCGACCTGGGTCTGATTGTTCCCACAGAGCACCCCCAGCCGTGGCCCGTCCCCATCCCGGCCACTGCCCGAGTCGGTGGAGGCGGCGACGAGCACCGCGCCGGTATCGTCCGGCCGGCCCATGTCCCTCTGCGCTCTGTTGTCCGAGCGGGCGCGGCTCTCGCCCGGGTCTTCATGGTCACCAGGGGGACTCAGGGCATGCAGCGGATCATCTCCCTGCTCAACTACGCCAACACCAATGTCCGCTGCAACCGCCCGGCTACCGAGGCCGAAGCCACCGCCGCCGTGCAGGCGGTCCGCCGGGCAGGCTGGTACTCGCCGGGCAGAACCGCGTGTCTGGAGGAGTCGGCTGCCGCCCTGCTGCTGCTGGCCGCTCAGGGCCGCAGGGCCCAGTGGTGTCATGGCGTCGCGCCAGACCCGGTGCGGCTCCATGCCTGGGTGCAGACTGTGGACGGCGCCACCGTCGCCGAGCCGGGGTCCACCGGCGCCTACACCCCCGTCCTCACCATCGGAGACCGCCATCAGCACCCCGACTGACCCGATTCTGTGGCTGCGCAACGAGAAGTGCGGCCTCGGCCCGTACCGTACCGACCTCGTCGAGACCTACTGGCGGTGGGAGCAGGACCCAGCCCTCATGATCGGATACGGCCGCCAGGCCCCCGAAAGTCTCGACGCCAGGACCGAGGGCATGCGCCGGCAGCAGGGCGGCGACAATATCCGCTTCACCCTCTACGACCTCACCACCGGCGGTGAGCCGACGCCGGCCGGGGTGGCCACTCTGCTGCCCGACCACAGCGTCCGCTGTGCGGAGTATGTCGTCATGCTCGGCAACGAGTTCCGCGGGCACGGCCTGGGGACGGCCGCCACCCGGCTCGTTCTGGACTACGCCTGGCACGTCACGAACCTGCGGATGGTCTGGCTCTCCGTCCTCGCCCCGAACGCCGCCGCGATCCGCGCCTACGAGAACGCGGGCTTCCAACCGGCCGGCCGACTTCGTCAGGCCGGGTACTGGCGAGGCAAGCCGTGCGACGAGATCATCATGGACGCCCTCGCATCGGACTTCACGGGTCTCTCCGTCATCTCCGACCCCGCACAGCCTTCTTGAGATCGGGGCCTCACCGCGATCCTGCGCACGACAGCACATCCGCGCGGTCGGCAGCGCATAGCGCCGGCCCTTTCCGCGTGTGAAGAAAGCGGAAAGGGCCAGCGTGTTGGGCCGCCGTACGGGCGCCGGCGGCTACAGCGCGACCAGGACCTTGCCCCGGTTGCCCTCCTGGCCGGTGTACAGCGAGCGGTACGCGCCCGGCAGCGCGTCGAAGCCCTGGTGGATGGTCTGGTGGTAGACCAGCTCACCCTTGCGGATCAGCCCACCCACCTCCTCGTGCAGCGCCTCGACCATCTCCTCCGTGTACCACTCGTCGGCGAAGATCCCCCGGATCGTGGTGCGCGGGAACATGATGTACGGCAGCAGCCGCGGCCCCGTCCAGTCCCCGTTGACCGTGGTCGCCCACTGCCAGCACACCGCGACCTGGGAGTGCACGTTGAGCATCGTGAACACCGCGTCCGTCACGGTGCCGCCCAGGTTGTCGAAGTACTTGTCGATCCCGTTGGGCGCCGCCGCCGCCAGGGCCTCGCGCACCGTGTCCGTGTCGTCGCCCTGCCGGTAGTGCACCACCGCGTCGAAGCCCAGCTGCGTCAGATACGCGGCCTTCCCCGGCGAGGAGGTGGTGCCCACCACCCGGGCCCCGGCCCGCTTGGCGAGCTGACCCACCAGGGTGCCCACCGTCCCGGACGCGCCACTGATCACCACGGTGTCCTCGGAGCCCACCGTCAGGAACGTCTTCAGCGTTCCGAACGCGGTGATGCCCGGGGTGCCCATCACACCCAGCGCCGTGGACAGCGGCAGCACCTCGTCGTACCGCCGCGGGTCCAGCTTGCGGAACGGCGGCAACTGGACGGCGAACTCGGCGCCCTCGTCGTCCCACCCGCTGGGCCCCCCGGTGGACACCAGATGGCTGCACCAGCCGCCGTACCCCTGCACCAGGTCCCCGACCTGGAAGCGGGCGCGCGGCCCCGCCACCTCCACTTCCATGATCGAGTCACCGCGCACGGTGTCCCCGATCGGCGTCTGGAGCGAGAGCCCCACCAGATACGGGTCCACCGACACGTACCGGGTGCGCAGCAGCATCTGATCGTCCGCCAGCGAGGCGGGATCGAACTCCCGCGTCACCTTCCGGTAGATCCGGTCGGTGTCCGGGACCCCCGGGATGTGCTCGGCGATCACCCATGTGTGTACCTGCACTACACGCTCCTCGACGATGTGACGGTGTTGTCGGTGTGGGCGGCGGTGTCGCCGCCGGTGGTCTGGGCGGGGAACCCGGCGGCCAGATCCGGCACGCCGGGCTGCTTGCCCACCGCGATGGAGACCTGGGTGGGCGGCGGCGCGCTCTCGTCCACGCTCGCCGTGAACTCCCGGCCGTCGTCCCGGCAGATCACCTGCGTGACCTGCCGGCCCGAGGCCACCGCCCGGATCAGCCCGCCGACGGTGACCCACACCCCGGCCAGATAGAAGTTGGAGAGCCCCGGCAGCACCGGGCCGTTCTTGTTGATCTCCACCTCCACGGTCTCCCCGCCGTCCACGAACGGCTGCCAGCCGGGGAACCCGCCGTTGTAGGTGCCCGTGTAGCGCACCTGCGTCAGCGGCGTGGACACGTCCCGCACGGCGACCGCGTCCTTGAGACCGGGGAACCGCTCGTCCAGGAAGTTCTCGATGGTGATCCGCGCCTGCCGCTTGGCCTGCGTGTACGCCTTGCCGTGCTTCACCGGCAGGGTGTGCAGCACCTGGCCGCGCCGCACCCGGCCCGCCTGCTCCGGCACGTCGTCGCGCAGCGCCCGCCACGGCTCGGCCTCCGAGAAGTACGTGGCGAAGATGACCGTGGTCTCGCGCGGCGACAGCTCCGGGTAGTGGCAGCTGCGGAACTGCACGTTCATGCTGGGATGCCGCATGCCGGTGAGCTTCGCGGCCATGCTGTCCTCCAGCACGTACGTGGTGCACGGCTCGCCCTCGGGGAACGGCCGGCGCAGCCCCAGGAACAGCGAGACGTAGCCGGGGGAGATCGTGCCCACCTCGTCGATGGTCTCGGTGAGCAGCTTGCGCCAGGTGTCGTTGAGATACCGGCCGCCGAGCATCCCCATGGCGGTGGTGTGCAGATCGGCCGCCGACACCACGATGTCCGCGCGGAACTCGCGGCCGTCGGTGAGCCGTACCCCCACCGCCTTGTCGTGCTCGACGAGGATCTTCTCCACCTTGGCGTTGTACGTGATCTCCCCGCCGAGCCCCGTGTAGCGCCGCTCCACCGAGCGGGCCAGCTCCAGCGAGCCGCCCTCGGGCACCCCCGCCGAGCCGTTGGCGTGCGAGGCCAGCTGGAACCAGAACGGCAGGACGGGGAAGTCGGCGTGCTTCTCGTACAGCACGTAGTTGAACGCCTCGCGCAGCACCGGGTGCTGGAACTTCTCGGCGTAGTCCGTCATCAGCTCGGTGATGGACTTGCGGATGGCGTTGAAGTACGGCAGGAACGAGGCCAGCATCTTCCACCGCTCCCACCGCCCCATCAGCCCCACCGGCTTGAGGAACGGATAGACGGCCAGCGCCTTCTGGAAGGTGCGCACCCCGTCGCAGAAGTTCTTGATGCGTCGGGCGTCGGCCGGGGAGATCTCCAGCAGGTGCGCCTGGAGCCGGTCCGGGTCGGAGTAGAAGTACACCGGCTGGCCGCCGCGCACCCGCACGATGTTGAAGACGTCGAACTGGCGCATCTCCTTGCCCTGCAACGCCCCCAGTTCCATCCAGATCTGGTACATCTCGTTGCCGGGACCGCTGCCGAGCAGCCAGCTGACGCACCAGTCGAAGGTGAAGTCCCCGCGCTCCCAGGCGGTGCAGGAACCGCCCGGGATCTCGTGCATCTCGAAGACCCGCGTCGCGTAGCCGTTCATCTGCGCGTAGCAGCCGGTGGACAGGCCCCCCAGGCCGCCGCCGATGATGATCATCGACTGCCTGCCCGGGGTGCCGGAGGTGGTGGGGGATGACATGGCCCTGTGCTCCTTGGTGTCGACCGCCGGCTGAACGAAAGGCGTCATACCTCGCCATCACCGCCGGTGAGAATGCCGCGCGCCAGGCGCGCGTTGTGCTCGACCGTCCCCGGATCGAGCATGTCGGCGTGCCGGCCCACCCCGCGCAGCACTTCGGTTCCGGTACGGGAGGCGCCGTGCCAGCTGCCCTCGGCGCCGCTGTCGTACGCGGCGGCGTTCTCCTCGTCGCTGATCACCGCGATCCGGGCGCCGGTGGTCCCGGGGTTGGCGGTGCGGCCGGTGAACTCCAGGTAGTCCTTGGCCTGTTCCCGCGTCTTCTCCGCGACCAGTGCCGAGCCGGTGTGCTTGCGCAGATGCCCGGCCAGCTCGCGCTCGAAGACGGCCAGGTGCTCCGGGCCCAGCTCGTAGGACTCCGTCACCCGCAGCGAGTCGATGATGACGACGTGCCGCACGGTGCGGCCGCGCCGCTCCAGCTCCTTGGCGACCTCGAAGGCGAGATTGCCGCCCAGCGAGTAGCCGAGCAGGTCGATCTCGCCCTCCGGCCGGTGCCCGGCCACCAGATCGGCGTACCCGCTCACCTTGTCCTCGCCCATCAGGTAGTTGAAGGCGAGGAACTCGAACTCCGGCAGCCGCGCCGCGAACTCCCGGTAGACCAGGCCGTGGCCACCGGCCGGCGGGAAGCAGAAGACCGTGCCCGCCGCGGCGTTCTCGTTGAACCGCAGATACGGCAGCGACCCCTCGATCTCCCCGGTGACGATCCGCTCGACCGTCTTGGCCATGCCGTGCAGCGTCGTCACCTGGAACAGCCGG
It contains:
- a CDS encoding phytoene desaturase family protein, which translates into the protein MSSPTTSGTPGRQSMIIIGGGLGGLSTGCYAQMNGYATRVFEMHEIPGGSCTAWERGDFTFDWCVSWLLGSGPGNEMYQIWMELGALQGKEMRQFDVFNIVRVRGGQPVYFYSDPDRLQAHLLEISPADARRIKNFCDGVRTFQKALAVYPFLKPVGLMGRWERWKMLASFLPYFNAIRKSITELMTDYAEKFQHPVLREAFNYVLYEKHADFPVLPFWFQLASHANGSAGVPEGGSLELARSVERRYTGLGGEITYNAKVEKILVEHDKAVGVRLTDGREFRADIVVSAADLHTTAMGMLGGRYLNDTWRKLLTETIDEVGTISPGYVSLFLGLRRPFPEGEPCTTYVLEDSMAAKLTGMRHPSMNVQFRSCHYPELSPRETTVIFATYFSEAEPWRALRDDVPEQAGRVRRGQVLHTLPVKHGKAYTQAKRQARITIENFLDERFPGLKDAVAVRDVSTPLTQVRYTGTYNGGFPGWQPFVDGGETVEVEINKNGPVLPGLSNFYLAGVWVTVGGLIRAVASGRQVTQVICRDDGREFTASVDESAPPPTQVSIAVGKQPGVPDLAAGFPAQTTGGDTAAHTDNTVTSSRSV
- a CDS encoding MDR family NADP-dependent oxidoreductase yields the protein MQVHTWVIAEHIPGVPDTDRIYRKVTREFDPASLADDQMLLRTRYVSVDPYLVGLSLQTPIGDTVRGDSIMEVEVAGPRARFQVGDLVQGYGGWCSHLVSTGGPSGWDDEGAEFAVQLPPFRKLDPRRYDEVLPLSTALGVMGTPGITAFGTLKTFLTVGSEDTVVISGASGTVGTLVGQLAKRAGARVVGTTSSPGKAAYLTQLGFDAVVHYRQGDDTDTVREALAAAAPNGIDKYFDNLGGTVTDAVFTMLNVHSQVAVCWQWATTVNGDWTGPRLLPYIMFPRTTIRGIFADEWYTEEMVEALHEEVGGLIRKGELVYHQTIHQGFDALPGAYRSLYTGQEGNRGKVLVAL
- a CDS encoding GNAT family N-acetyltransferase, whose protein sequence is MRNEKCGLGPYRTDLVETYWRWEQDPALMIGYGRQAPESLDARTEGMRRQQGGDNIRFTLYDLTTGGEPTPAGVATLLPDHSVRCAEYVVMLGNEFRGHGLGTAATRLVLDYAWHVTNLRMVWLSVLAPNAAAIRAYENAGFQPAGRLRQAGYWRGKPCDEIIMDALASDFTGLSVISDPAQPS
- a CDS encoding lasso peptide biosynthesis B2 protein, coding for MVTRGTQGMQRIISLLNYANTNVRCNRPATEAEATAAVQAVRRAGWYSPGRTACLEESAAALLLLAAQGRRAQWCHGVAPDPVRLHAWVQTVDGATVAEPGSTGAYTPVLTIGDRHQHPD